CGACATGCGTCGCGCGTGCCAGGCCGTCTCTGCCCACGGCGTCGGGTTACTGCCGCTCCAGGGCGTCCCGCACGGCCTCGCCCACGGCCAGCGACGCGGTCAGGCCCGGGCTTTCGAGTCCGAACAGGTTGACGAGACCGGGCAGGCCGTGGTCCGCGACCGTCTGAATCGCGAAATCCGCCGGCGCCGCGCCGGGGCCATGCAGCTTGGGTCGAATGCCCGCGTAATCCGGGTAGAGCGCGCCATCGGCAAGCCCCGGCCAGTACCGACGCACGGCCCGGTAAAAAGACGCCGCGCGGGCCGGATCGACCGAGAGGTCGACCGCGTCGGCATCGCATCCGTCGGGCAGCCAGGCCACGTCGGGGCCGAACCGAACGCGCCCGCCCATGTCGAGCGTCGCATGCACCCCCAGCCCGCCGTCGACCGGTGCCGGGTAGACCAGGCGCGAGAACGGGACCCGCCCGGTCAGACCGAAATAGCACCCCTTGGCAAAGCGCATCCGGGGGATCGCTGCCGGGTCCAGCCCGCCGATTCGCCGCGCCGTCCCGGCCGCACCGAGGCCGGCGGAGTTGACCAGCATCGCGGCCGTGACCTCGGCGGGTTCCGCGCCCCCGGCCCAGACGCGGAACCCCTGCCCCTCGGGCTCGGCGCGCAGGAACGGCGTGCGGCGCGCGATATCGCCGCCATGGGCCTCGATCCGCGCCACGAGCGCCAGCATGAAGGCATGGCTGTCGAGAATGCCCGTCTCGGGCGAGAGCAGCGCCGCCTCGGCGCGAACCTCGGGCTCGAGCGCGGCGACCTCGGCCCGGTCGATCAGGCGCACGCCCTCCACCCCGTTGGCCGCGGCGCGCGCCGCGATCGCCTCGATCTCGGGCACCTCGTCCGCGTCAACCGCCACGACGATCTTGCCGCATTTGCGGTAGGGCACGCCCGTCTCGGCGAGAAAGTCGTAGAGCATCCGCCGCCCGCGCACGCACAGCCGGTGCTTGAGGCTGCCGGTTGGATAGTAGAGCCCGGCATGGATCACCTCGCTGTTGCGCGAGGATATCCCGACGCCCACGTCGCCCGCCCGCTCCAGCACGAGCACGGACCGGCCCGCAGCCCCCAGCGCCGCCGCGCAGGCAAGCCCGACGACCCCCGCGCCGATCACGATCGCATCGAAATCCTGCACTGGCCTCTCCCGATGCGCGGGCGGACAGCCGGCCCGGCGCCCCCGGTCAGGCGTTGAACAGGAAGTGCATCACGTCCCCGTCCTGCACCACATAGCCCTTGCCCTCGGAGCGCATCTTGCCCGCGTCCTTCGCCGCCTGTTCGCCGCCCAGGCCGACGAAATCGTCATAGGCGATGGTCTCGGCCCGGATGAAGCCGCGCTCGAAATCGCCGTGGATGACCCCGGCGGCCCTGGGGGCCGACGTGCCGGTTGGGATCGTCCAGGCCCGCGCCTCCTTGGGGCCGACGGTGAAATAGGTCTGCAGGCCCAGCAGTCGGTAGCCGGCCTTGATGAGCCGGTCGAGCCCGGCCTCCTCCAGCCCGAGTTCGGAAAGGAACATCTCGGCCTCGTCCGCGTCGAGCTGGCTGATCTCCTCCTCGATCTTGGCCGAGATCACCACGCTGGCCGCGCCCTGCGCCTCGGCCATCTTCGCCACCGCTTCGGAATGGGCGTTGCCCGCAGCCGCCTCGTCCTCGGAAACGTTGCAGACGTAAAGCACCGGCTTGGCGGTCAGCAGTTGCAGCATCGCCCAGGCCTTGGCGTCGTCCTCGGCCACCTCGACCGTGCGCGCGGGCCGGCCGTCCTCCAGCGCGGCAAGCGCGTCCTTCAACAGGCGTTCCTGCTGCACCGCCTCCTTGTCGCCGCCGCGCACCTTGCGCACGATATTCTGAAGCCGCTTCTCGATCGACTCCATGTCGGCGAGCATCAGTTCGGTCTCGATCACCTCGGCATCGGCGACCGGGTCCACCCGGCCCTCGACATGGGTGACGTCGTCCTCCTCGAAACAGCGCAGCACGTGGGCGATGGCGTCGCATTCGCGGATATTGGCCAGGAACTGGTTGCCAAGCCCCTCGCCCTTGGACGCGCCCTTCACCAGCCCGGCGATATCGACGAAGGTCATCCGCGCGGGGATGATCTGCTTGGACCCGGCGATCTCGGCCAGCTTGTAGATCCGCGGATCGGGCACCGCCACCTCGCCCACATTGGGCTCGATCGTGCAGAAGGGAAAGTTCGCCGCCTGTGCCGCCGCGGTGCGGGTCAGCGCGTTGAAAAGGGTGGACTTGCCCACGTTCGGCAATCCCACGATCCCGGTCTTGAAGCCCATGTGCCTGTCTCTCGATTGAGGGTCGGCCGCATGTAGGGGGCGCGGGCGCCCAAGGTCAAGCGACCCGGCCCCGCGGCCCGCGAATTCGCCCCATTGATTTTCCCCGTGCTCTGCCGCAAACCGCTCTGACGGATAGAGGGGGAGCCATCCATGACCCGGATCGATGCCAAGTTCGCCGCGTTGCGCGCCGAGAACCGCAAGGCCTTCGTCGCCTATGTCATGGCGGGCGATCCCGATTACGACACCTCGCTGGACATCGTGACGGGGTTGCCGGGGGCGGGCGTCGACATCATCGAACTCGGGATGCCCTTCACCGACCCGATGGCCGACGGCCCGACGATCCAGCTGGCCGGCCAGCGGGCGCTGGAGGCAGGCCAGACGCTGCAGAAGACGCTCGATATGGCGCGCGCCTTCCGCAAGGGCGACGACGAGACGCCCATCGTGATGATGGGCTACTACAACCCGATCTACAATCGCGGCGTCGACCGTTTCCTGGAGGACGCGAAAACCGCCGGCATCGACGGGCTGATCGTCGTGGACCTGCCGCCCGAGGAGGACGAGGAACTCTGCATCCCCGCCCAGAAGGCCGGGTTGAACTTCATCCGGCTCGCCACGCCGACCACCGACGACAAGCGCCTGCCGAAGGTGCTGCAGAACACGTCGGGCTTCGTCTACTACGTCTCGATCACCGGCATCACCGGCGCGGCCGAGGCACAGGCGGGCGATGTCGGCCCCGAGGTCGCGCGCATCAAGGACCGGACCGACCTGCCGGTCATCGTGGGCTTCGGCATCAAGACGCCCGAGGCGGCCGAGGCGATCGCGGGCGTGGCCGACGGCGCCGTGGTCGGGTCGGCCATCGTCAAGCAGATCGAGGAGGGCCGCCCGGTGGCCGAGATACTCGACTATGTCGCCGGGCTCGCCGCGGGCGCCCACCGGGCCTGAGCGCTCACGCCTTCAGGCGATAGCCCTTGCGAAACCAGTACCAGCACAGCGCCATCACCGCCCCCGTGCTTGCGGTGCAGACGACGAGCCCCAGCCAGGGCGAGCTGTCGGACTGGCCGATGATCCCGTAACGCACCCCGTCGATCAGGTAGAAGACCGGGTTGAAATGGGTGATCGTCTGCATCGTGGGCGGCAGCCGCTCGATGGAGTAGAAGGTCCCCGACAGGAAACTCAGCGGCGTGATGATGAAATTCGTGATCGCCGCCATCTGGTCGAACTTGTTGGCGAAGATCGCCGCCACGATCCCCAGCGCCGAGAGGAAGGCCGCGCCGAGGACTACGAAAACGAACGCCCAGACCGGATGCGCGATTCCCATGCCCAGGACGGTCAGCATCAGCACGCCCACGGCCAGCGCGACGAAGACGCCCCTTGCCACGCCGCCCGCCATGTAGCCGATCAACAGCTCGCCCGGCGAGAGCGGCGGCATCAGCGTGTCGACGATATTGCCCTGCACCTTGGAGATCACGATCGAGGACGAGGTGTTGGCGAAGGCGTTCTGGATCACCGTCATCATCAGGATGCCGGGCGCCAGGAACTGCACGAAGGGCACCCCCATCACCTCGCCGCGCGTCGGGCCGATCGCCAGCGAGAAGACGCCGAGGAACAGCGCCGCGGTCACCAGCGGCGCGGCCAGGGTCTGGGTCCAGACCGCCATGAAACGCTGGATCTCGCGCGCGCTCAGGGTGTACAGCCCCATCCAGTTCACGCGCCCGAAACGGCGCATGCCCATTCCGGCGGGCGGGGGATCGGTACGTGTTGCGTCCATACGCTTGCCCTCCTATCTCTGGCTTGCGCTTGTATCCCCGAACGCGCCCGGATTAGAATAGGGCTTCACTCGAATTCTCAAGCCGCCGGGGCCTTGGGATGCGCCCGCCCCGCCGCCCGTCAAACCATCCAAGGAACCGCCATGTCCTGGACCGAAGAACGCGTTGAAACGCTCAAACGCATGTGGGCCGAAGGCCAGTCCGCCAGCCAGATCGCCAAGGAACTGGGCGGCGTCACGCGCAACGCGGTGATCGGAAAGGTGCATCGCCTCGGCCTGTCGAACCGCGCCGGCGGCGGCACCGCCAAGCCCGCGCCCGTCAAGGAAAAGCCCGCCAGGACCGAGACCGAGGCGCCCGCCGCGAAGCCCGCACCCGAACCGGTCGCCGAGAAGAAGCAGCCCGAGCGCCCCGCCGCGGCCGCCGCGCCGGCGGCACCCGCGCCCGCGGCCCAGCCGCCGGCGACCCGCAAGGCGGTCGTCCCCGCGGGCCAGCCGCTGCCGCCGCAACCCTCTGCCAACGAGATCAGCCCCGAGACCCTCGCCTCCGTCCGCGAAGTCGAGAAGAGCGCGAAGAAGCTCACGCTGATGGAACTGACCGAGCGGACCTGCAAATGGCCGATCGGCGACCCCGCGACCGAGGATTTCTGGTTCTGCGGGCTGCCGGTGCAGCAGGGCAAGCCCTATTGCGAGGCGCATGTCTCGGTCGCCTTCCAGCCGATGAGCACGCGGCGCGACCGCAGGCGCTAGGGCGCCGGAGCGCGGCGGCGCCGGGATGGCGTTGAGCCTGCTTCTGATCACCTTCGGCGGGCTCCTCCTGGCAAGCCTCGCGCTCGACGCGCTCGGCCGGTTCACCCGGCTGCCGCGCATCACCCTGCTGGTGCTCTTCGGGCTGGCGATCGGCCCCGCGGGCCTCGACCTCTTGCCCATCGACACCGCCCGCTGGCGCGAGGTCACCGCCGAGCTTGCCCTGACCATGGTCGCCTTCGCCCTGGGCGGCACGCTGTCGCGCAAGGCGCTGCGCGAGCAGGGGCGCGCGATCCTGGCGGTGTCGGTCTCGGTCACGCTCCTGTCGGTGGCGATCATCGCGGGCGGCCTCCTGGCCCTCGGCCTGGCGCTCGCGCCGGCGCTGCTGCTGGCCGCGATCGCGCTCGCGACCGACCCCGCGACGGTCCAGGACGTGGTGCGCGAAAGCCGCGCCAAGGGGCCGATGACGCGCACGCTGCTGGGCGTCGTGGCGATCGACGACGCCTGGGGCGTGATGGTGTTCAGCGTGATCTTGGGCCTCGTCGCGGCCGAGGGCGGCGGGCTGGCGGCCGGGCTTGGCGCGGGGCTTGCCGAGGTGGCGCTGGCGCTCGGGCTCGGGGCGGCGCTGGGGCTTCCGGCCGCCTACCTGACCGGGCGCATCCGCCCGGGCGAGCCGACAGTGGCCGAGGCGCTGGGGCTGGTGCTGCTGGCCTCGGGGCTCTCGCTGTGGCTCGGCGTGTCGTTCCTGCTGACCGGCATGGCTGCGGGCGCGGTGATCGTGAACCTCGCGCGTCACCACAGTTCGACATTCCACGAGATCGAGCATCTCAGCTGGCCTGTCCTGATCTTGTTCTTTGTGCTGGCGGGCGCGGCGGTGGACCCCGCGGCCCTCTGGGGCGCGGGTGCGCTGGGGGCCGCGCTGGTCGTCCTCCGGCTTGCGGGAAGGCTTCTCGGCGGGGTCGCGGGCGGTCTTGTCGCGGGGATCGGCGCCCGCCGCGGGCTGTTGGCGGGGCTTGCCCTGACGCCGCAGGCGGGGGTTGCCCTGGGCATGGCGCTGGTCGCGGCACAGGCCATGCCCGACCTCGCCGGAACGATCCTGACGCTCAGCGTGGCCACCACCGTCGCCTTCGAACTCGCGGGTCCCATCCTGACGCGCACCGCGCTGCGCCTCGCCGGCGAGACGGGCGGCCGCGGCGGGACACCCGGCATGCCGGATCGGCCCGACTGAACGTGCGCGGCATGGCCCTCGGGTCAGGCCATCACTTCGCCATCGTTCAGCGCCCTGAGGTCGCGCAGGATCTTCTCCCGCAGATCGCGCTGGCATTCCGCATCGCATTCCGGCGCGGCGCCTTGGGCCTCCGCCCCGACCAGCACGAGCGCAACGAGCGCCCCCACGATAATCGCCCTGCCGCCCATGCCATGGTCCCCGATCGCCTGCGAAAGCCGCGCCGCCGCGGCGCTGACAGGCGTCGCGCGACTTTCCTAAGATCGGGTAAAAAGGGCCGTTTCTGGCCGCCTCCGCCGGCGTCCCGGCGCGGCGGCACCGCCCGCTCACGCCGGCCGCACCGGGCTAGTCGCCCCCGAAGAGACGCCGCAGCCCTTTCTTCGCCTCTTCCTCGAGCTTGCGCCGCGCGGCGTCCTCGAGGCTCTCGCCTTCCTCGGTGTCCACGCCCAGTTCGCGGGCCACGCTTTCGCGCGCCTTTTCCTCCAGCGCCTGCTTCTGCGCGTCGAGTTCCAGACGCTCGCGCGCCAACGCTTCAAGGTCGATGCGGTACTCCGGGTCGACCCAGGTGCCGGTGATCAGAAGCGGCACCTTCAGCGCACCCTCGCCATCCGCGCCGGGCAGCGCCACGGGCACCACCCGGTAGTCGAGCGTGCGGCGGCCGAGCCCCACCTTGCCCTTGCCCGCGGCGGTCAGAAGCGGCGCAAGGAAAAAAAGATCGTCGTTGCGCAGAACGCCGTTCTCGATGGTGAAGCTGGCGCTGATCGCGTCGAAGATCGTCTTGGCTCCCTCGCCCATGTAGGACGTGTCGAGCGTCCGCAGCATGCCCACGAGGTCCAGCCCGCGCAGCTCGCCCTGGCCGAAGGCAACTGAGCCGCCGCCCGACAGACCGTCCATGATCGCGGCCATGGAGTTGCCCGAGCCGAGGAACTCCAGCCGCAGGTCGGCCCGGCCGAGCAACCGGTCGTAATCGGCCAGGTCGGACAGCAGGCCCTGCATCGCCATCCCCGCCACCGTCAGGTCGCCGCCGACCGACAGGCCGCCCCGGCCGTTGATGACGAAATTGCCGGTCACGCGCCCGTCATAGGCGCGCACCTCCTCAAGCTCGACCACCAGCCGCCGGTCGGTCAGAGTGGCCAAGATGCGCGTCGACCCCAACAGCGCCGTGCCGAGATCGACACTGTCGGCCGAGACCGCCACCTCGGCGTCCAGCGCGCCGAGGGCGCCGACGTCGATGGGTTCCGTCGACCACCCATCGTCGGCGCCGCCGCTGCCCCCGCCCGCGCCGCCGCCGGTCCCGTGGGCCTCGCCCGCCGTGAAAGGCGACAGGTCAAGCGCGCCGGCGCTGAACCGCCCGGTGAGGCGCGGCTTGCCGGCCAACGTCAGATCGGCCGCGCCGCTGATCACGTTGGCGTCCTGCCGCAAGGTCGCATCGCGCAGGTGGAGCGAGCCCCCCGGCGCATAGGTCACCTGCCCCTCGAGGCCGAGCCGCCGGCCGACGCCCGCAGGCAAGTCCGGCACCGGTCGCCCGAGCGCGGCGAAAAGGGCGTCAAGGTCGGACAGGTCGGCCTCGATCGCACCTTCGGCGGCGACCGGGTCGATCCCGGCCCGACCGTCGAAGACCAAGCGCGCGGCGCCGAGCGATGCTTCCAGGCCGATCCCCGACACCGCGCCGCCGGCGAAATCGCCGACATGCGCGACCCGGGCCGCAAGGTCGACCGCCTGCCCGTTCACCCGCCCCGACAGGACGATATCGGCCGGTCCGTCGATGGCGGGTAGCGCCAGCCGAACGTCAAGGCCGTCCAGTTCGGTCCGGGCGCCGGTGGCATGGTCGACATAGAGAACCGTGCCGTCGGCGATCTCGCCCCGGTCCAGCGTGACGGCGGGCGCGGTGCCTCGCGGCCCCGCCTCAGGACCGCCCTGGGGCACCGCGCCGCTCGGTGCAGCCTTGCCTTCGAAAACCCAGTTCGTCCGCCCGTCGGCGGCGCGCTCCAGCACGATCCGGGGCGCCTGCACCGTCAGGTCGCGCACCACGATATCGCCGCCCAGAAGTGCGCGCAGGTCGAGCCCGACCGAGACACCCTCGGCCGCCAGCATCGGCCCTTCATCCGACCAAGCGGCATTGGAGAGCGTCACCGGCCCCGTCGCCACCCCGACATTCGGCCAGAGCGAGGGGCGCAACCGGCCCGACAGGGTGACCTCGCGCCCGGTGGCCGCGCGGACCTTGTCCTGCACGAGCCCCGCCACCTTCCCGGCGGGCAAGAGGAACAACGCCCCCACCATCAGCGCGGCCAGCACCAGGACGGCAAGGACAAGACGGACGATCCAGCGCATGGGTTGGCTCCGACAGGGCTACGGTCCTCCCGACTCTAGGCAGGGCGCGCGGGGCTCGGCAAGCGCGCCATGTGCTTTCCCACGGCCGTCGCGGTCTCTATATGGGGGCCATGGTGACCAACCCGCCCGATTTGCGCCCCGACCTCGCGCCCCGCGCCCGGATCGCGGACGCCCCCCGCCCCGGCCAGCCGACCATCGGCATGGTTTCGCTCGGCTGTCCCAAGGCGCTGGTGGACAGCGAACGCATCCTGACGCGGCTCAGGGCCGAGGGTTACGCGATCGGCCCCGATTACGCGGGCGCCGACGCGGTGATCGTGAACACCTGCGGGTTCCTCGATTCCGCCAAGGCCGAAAGCCTGGAGGCGATCGGCGAGGCGCTGGCCGAGAACGGCCGGGTGATCGTGACCGGCTGTCTCGGGGCGGACCCCGGCTACATCACCGGGGCGCATCCGACCGTGCTGGCCGTCACGGGGCCGCACCAATACGAACAGGTGCTGGACGCGGTCCATGCCGCCGTGCCGCCCGACCCCGACCCGTTCGTGGACCTCTTGCCCGCTTCGGGCGTGTCGCTGACGCCGCGCCACTACAGCTATCTCAAGATCTCCGAGGGCTGTAACCACAAGTGCAAGTTCTGCATCATCCCCGACATTCGCGGGCGGCTGGTCTCGCGCCCCGCCCATGCCGTGCTCCGCGAGGCCGAACGGCTGGTCGAGGCGGGGGTGAAGGAACTCTTGGTCATCAGCCAGGACACCTCCGCCTACGGGGTCGACCTCAAACATGCCGAGGAAAAGGGCCACCGGGCGCATATCACCGACCTCGCCCGCGACCTGGGCTCGCTCGGCGCCTGGGTAAGGCTGCACTACGTCTATCCCTACCCGCATGTGCGCGACCTGATCCCGCTGATGGCCGAGGGGCTGGTGCTGCCCTATCTCGACATCCCGTTCCAGCATGCCCACCCGGAGACCTTGCGGCGGATGGCCCGCCCCGCCGCGGCGGCGAAGACGCTGGACGAGATCGCGGCCTGGCGGGAGATGTGCCCGGAGATCGCGCTCCGCTCCACCTTCATCGTGGGCTATCCGGGCGAGACCGAAGAGGAATTCCAGACGCTGCTCGACTGGCTCGACGAGGCGCAGCTCGACCGGGTGGGATGCTTCAAGTACGAGAACGTGGCCGGCGCCCGGTCGAACGCCCTGCCCGATCACCTGCCCGAAGAGGTGAAGGACGAGCGCTGGCACCGCTTCATGGAAAAGGCCCAGGCGATCTCCGAGGCAAAGCTTGCCGCGAAGGTCGGCCAGCGGCTGGAGGTCATCGTGGACGAGGTCGATGCCGACGGCGTGGCCACCTGCCGCACCAAGGCCGACGCGCCCGAGATCGATGGCTGCCTGTTCATCGACGCGGACGCCGAGGGACTGACGCCCGGGGACTTCGTGACGGTCGCGGTGGACGAGTCGGGCGATTACGACCTTTGGGGAGAGCGGGTGCCGAATGCCTGAGCCGCCGGCGCGCGGGACGATCCGGCACGGTCCGCGCAGCCTGGTCCGCGTCGCCCGCACGAGCCGCTCCGGCGCCGGTCCGCTCTTCGACCTCCGCTGCCATGATCCGCTCAGCCGCGAAGGCCAGCATCTCGCGGACGAGGTCGCCATCAGCCTGCTTCTCAACCAGCTCGATCAGCGTCATTCTATCGTCGGTTAGTCGTCCAAGAGCGGCATCAAACCGCGACAGGACCATTGTGTCCATGGTCCATCTCGAGCGGCTTTGTTGCGCAAAGAGCGTGAAGCCCGGACCTCCCCTTTCCCCAGACGCACTTACCCCATGGGCTCTGTGACTGGTATGCCGAGCGCGGTGTAGCCGTTCAGGACGGCGGCGCGGACCTGGAGTTCGGCGACCTGACGATCGAAGTCGCACGCCATGAGGCTCTGCCCCAGCAGCTTCACGCAATGCATCTTCGTCTCGACCCGGCTTCGGCGGTGGTATCCGCTCCACTTTCGCCAGATGGCGCGGCCGAGGTATTTCGATGCGCGCAGCGCCTCGTTCCGGGCGATCGCGCCGGCCGTCGAGGGCTTCCAAGGCTTGGCGTTCTTGCGTGGCGGTATGACAGCATCGGCGCCGCGGTCGGCGACGGCGTCGTGGCACCTGCGCGTGTCATAAGCTCCGTCTGCCGTGACTGAGCCGATCTCCACATCAGCGGGGATCTGGTCGAGAAGCTCGGGCAGCATGGGCGCGTCACCGATGTGGCTTCCGGTGACCTCGATGGCGCGGATCTCCAGCGTCTGTTCATCGACGCCGATGTGGATCTTGCGCCACAGACGGCGTTTCGCGCCGCCATGCTTGCGGGCGTGCCACTCGCCTTCGCCCTCCGCCTTGATGCCGGTGCTGTCGATCAGAAGTTATCCGTGTAGGTCAAGGAGCGATTTCGGCCCATTTCCGGTCGTCGCGGATCAGGGTGTTTGCGAGGACAATCAGCTTTCGCATCACGGCCGTGATCGCGACTTTTGCGGGCTTTCCTGCATCGCAGAGCGTCTCGTAGGTTTTGCCGAGCTGGCGGTTGTGGCGTATTGCGACGAGCGCGGGAAGGTAGAGCATGGTGCGCAAGGCGCCTCGTCCGCCGCCGATCTTGGAGCGCCCCTTCCATTTGCCGGACTCTCGCGTGATCGGAGCAAGGCCTGCGAGGCTGGCGGCCTCCTTGCCCGACATCGCGCCAAGCTCGGGCATCTCGACGATCATCGCGACGGCGGCTACCGGACCGATGCCCGGCACGGACATCAGGATTTCATAGCGCCGGGCGAGGCACGGATCAGCGGCGACAAGGCGCCGCAATTCCGTGTCGATCTGATCGATCTGTTTTTCGACCTGGCGAAGGCGGGCGCGCAGCTGCGCCAGAACCACCTTGTTGCGGGCACCATGAAGCCGGTTGCGACAGGCTATTCGATCCTTGACCAGTCCACGGCGAGCGACGTGCAGCTCTCTGATTTCATGCATGCTTTCTGAGTGAGACGGCTTGGCATCAAGCTCAAGCACTGCGCCCATGCGCGCAAGCATGGCTGCATCGACGCGGTCGGTCTTGGCGCCCTGGCTGATCGCCTGGGCGAACTTGCGGGCCCGGTTCGGGTTTACCTTGACCAGGCCGTGCCCGGCCGCATCCAGCATGCCTTCCAGATCGCGATGGTAGCGGCCGGTTGCCTCATAGACCACCCGAACCGACCTTCTGCCAATCTAGCGTCGGAGGCTCCCGAGCCCCGCCTTGTCGTTGTCGAATTGCCGGTGCGTCCCGTCCGACAGACGGTGAACGTCGACCGTATCTTTGGAAATGTCGATACCGATGGTATCCTGCATCGCCTTTCGTCTCCTGTCCTTGTCATGCGGGGCCGGTCAACACCGCCCCATGTATCCGTTCAGGCCATTCGAAAGGCGGGGGCGATCATACTTCTGACCGGTTCCGAGAAACCTTCAGCGTTTCGACCCGACCCCCGCCGCTCTCCGGCATGTATGAGGTGCCGGAGAGCGGCTCCCGTATCGCACGAGAGCCGGGTAGATTCTTAAGACAAGGTCAGCGTGACGGTTTTTGGCGTGCCCCGCCCGACAAGAGCGGAGAGCTGGGAGATGCGGATGTCGAGCGTGTCGCCAGGGGCGAGCGGCCCGCCCCAGTCGGCGGTCTGCTGGGCAGCGGTGTAGACCACGCTGGTGGTGGCGGTGGACAGCACCCGCTTCACGGTGGCGCCGTCGAGGATCCCGATCTCGTAGGCCTCTAGCTCCTCGGCCAGCGGCACCTCCAACCCGCCCCAGCTGTCGGCGGAAAGCGCGCGGGACCGGCGCGTCCAGCGGATGGTGAGATCGCCGGGCGCACGCGGCCTGCGCCATGGCTGCTCCACATGAGCGACCGAGAACGGCCGCAGCCCGACGCCCGCAGGCGTGAAGGCCTGCGCGACATAGGTCTCGTCGCTGACCGGCCGGCTCGCGGGGCCAATGCGCCAGTTCCACGGGATGCCGAGATCGGCCTCGGCGATCGGCAGCGATGTGAGGCTGTCGTCGAGCACCACCACC
This genomic window from Rhodovulum sp. ES.010 contains:
- a CDS encoding ABC transporter permease — protein: MGMRRFGRVNWMGLYTLSAREIQRFMAVWTQTLAAPLVTAALFLGVFSLAIGPTRGEVMGVPFVQFLAPGILMMTVIQNAFANTSSSIVISKVQGNIVDTLMPPLSPGELLIGYMAGGVARGVFVALAVGVLMLTVLGMGIAHPVWAFVFVVLGAAFLSALGIVAAIFANKFDQMAAITNFIITPLSFLSGTFYSIERLPPTMQTITHFNPVFYLIDGVRYGIIGQSDSSPWLGLVVCTASTGAVMALCWYWFRKGYRLKA
- the trpA gene encoding tryptophan synthase subunit alpha, which produces MTRIDAKFAALRAENRKAFVAYVMAGDPDYDTSLDIVTGLPGAGVDIIELGMPFTDPMADGPTIQLAGQRALEAGQTLQKTLDMARAFRKGDDETPIVMMGYYNPIYNRGVDRFLEDAKTAGIDGLIVVDLPPEEDEELCIPAQKAGLNFIRLATPTTDDKRLPKVLQNTSGFVYYVSITGITGAAEAQAGDVGPEVARIKDRTDLPVIVGFGIKTPEAAEAIAGVADGAVVGSAIVKQIEEGRPVAEILDYVAGLAAGAHRA
- a CDS encoding cation:proton antiporter, yielding MALSLLLITFGGLLLASLALDALGRFTRLPRITLLVLFGLAIGPAGLDLLPIDTARWREVTAELALTMVAFALGGTLSRKALREQGRAILAVSVSVTLLSVAIIAGGLLALGLALAPALLLAAIALATDPATVQDVVRESRAKGPMTRTLLGVVAIDDAWGVMVFSVILGLVAAEGGGLAAGLGAGLAEVALALGLGAALGLPAAYLTGRIRPGEPTVAEALGLVLLASGLSLWLGVSFLLTGMAAGAVIVNLARHHSSTFHEIEHLSWPVLILFFVLAGAAVDPAALWGAGALGAALVVLRLAGRLLGGVAGGLVAGIGARRGLLAGLALTPQAGVALGMALVAAQAMPDLAGTILTLSVATTVAFELAGPILTRTALRLAGETGGRGGTPGMPDRPD
- the rimO gene encoding 30S ribosomal protein S12 methylthiotransferase RimO, yielding MVTNPPDLRPDLAPRARIADAPRPGQPTIGMVSLGCPKALVDSERILTRLRAEGYAIGPDYAGADAVIVNTCGFLDSAKAESLEAIGEALAENGRVIVTGCLGADPGYITGAHPTVLAVTGPHQYEQVLDAVHAAVPPDPDPFVDLLPASGVSLTPRHYSYLKISEGCNHKCKFCIIPDIRGRLVSRPAHAVLREAERLVEAGVKELLVISQDTSAYGVDLKHAEEKGHRAHITDLARDLGSLGAWVRLHYVYPYPHVRDLIPLMAEGLVLPYLDIPFQHAHPETLRRMARPAAAAKTLDEIAAWREMCPEIALRSTFIVGYPGETEEEFQTLLDWLDEAQLDRVGCFKYENVAGARSNALPDHLPEEVKDERWHRFMEKAQAISEAKLAAKVGQRLEVIVDEVDADGVATCRTKADAPEIDGCLFIDADAEGLTPGDFVTVAVDESGDYDLWGERVPNA
- a CDS encoding NAD(P)/FAD-dependent oxidoreductase, translated to MQDFDAIVIGAGVVGLACAAALGAAGRSVLVLERAGDVGVGISSRNSEVIHAGLYYPTGSLKHRLCVRGRRMLYDFLAETGVPYRKCGKIVVAVDADEVPEIEAIAARAAANGVEGVRLIDRAEVAALEPEVRAEAALLSPETGILDSHAFMLALVARIEAHGGDIARRTPFLRAEPEGQGFRVWAGGAEPAEVTAAMLVNSAGLGAAGTARRIGGLDPAAIPRMRFAKGCYFGLTGRVPFSRLVYPAPVDGGLGVHATLDMGGRVRFGPDVAWLPDGCDADAVDLSVDPARAASFYRAVRRYWPGLADGALYPDYAGIRPKLHGPGAAPADFAIQTVADHGLPGLVNLFGLESPGLTASLAVGEAVRDALERQ
- a CDS encoding AsmA family protein — encoded protein: MRWIVRLVLAVLVLAALMVGALFLLPAGKVAGLVQDKVRAATGREVTLSGRLRPSLWPNVGVATGPVTLSNAAWSDEGPMLAAEGVSVGLDLRALLGGDIVVRDLTVQAPRIVLERAADGRTNWVFEGKAAPSGAVPQGGPEAGPRGTAPAVTLDRGEIADGTVLYVDHATGARTELDGLDVRLALPAIDGPADIVLSGRVNGQAVDLAARVAHVGDFAGGAVSGIGLEASLGAARLVFDGRAGIDPVAAEGAIEADLSDLDALFAALGRPVPDLPAGVGRRLGLEGQVTYAPGGSLHLRDATLRQDANVISGAADLTLAGKPRLTGRFSAGALDLSPFTAGEAHGTGGGAGGGSGGADDGWSTEPIDVGALGALDAEVAVSADSVDLGTALLGSTRILATLTDRRLVVELEEVRAYDGRVTGNFVINGRGGLSVGGDLTVAGMAMQGLLSDLADYDRLLGRADLRLEFLGSGNSMAAIMDGLSGGGSVAFGQGELRGLDLVGMLRTLDTSYMGEGAKTIFDAISASFTIENGVLRNDDLFFLAPLLTAAGKGKVGLGRRTLDYRVVPVALPGADGEGALKVPLLITGTWVDPEYRIDLEALARERLELDAQKQALEEKARESVARELGVDTEEGESLEDAARRKLEEEAKKGLRRLFGGD
- a CDS encoding GcrA family cell cycle regulator translates to MSWTEERVETLKRMWAEGQSASQIAKELGGVTRNAVIGKVHRLGLSNRAGGGTAKPAPVKEKPARTETEAPAAKPAPEPVAEKKQPERPAAAAAPAAPAPAAQPPATRKAVVPAGQPLPPQPSANEISPETLASVREVEKSAKKLTLMELTERTCKWPIGDPATEDFWFCGLPVQQGKPYCEAHVSVAFQPMSTRRDRRR
- the ychF gene encoding redox-regulated ATPase YchF — protein: MGFKTGIVGLPNVGKSTLFNALTRTAAAQAANFPFCTIEPNVGEVAVPDPRIYKLAEIAGSKQIIPARMTFVDIAGLVKGASKGEGLGNQFLANIRECDAIAHVLRCFEEDDVTHVEGRVDPVADAEVIETELMLADMESIEKRLQNIVRKVRGGDKEAVQQERLLKDALAALEDGRPARTVEVAEDDAKAWAMLQLLTAKPVLYVCNVSEDEAAAGNAHSEAVAKMAEAQGAASVVISAKIEEEISQLDADEAEMFLSELGLEEAGLDRLIKAGYRLLGLQTYFTVGPKEARAWTIPTGTSAPRAAGVIHGDFERGFIRAETIAYDDFVGLGGEQAAKDAGKMRSEGKGYVVQDGDVMHFLFNA